A part of Spodoptera frugiperda isolate SF20-4 chromosome 25, AGI-APGP_CSIRO_Sfru_2.0, whole genome shotgun sequence genomic DNA contains:
- the LOC118266398 gene encoding enkurin, giving the protein MSLVEITQHDEVIYTILDKPPPDPPKTPRYQSKLEKELKEVKRPELRRTFGYAETPLKPPKQFLKKGEGIGQPIKKTDHKCYVSGNLPPVPKRPPPTKKQEKPVVNFRVINIKKAIKTKGKPVEPRLVDTRDGHIKKIKGSGEVPEFCLRPDFGQMPAYLMKRNRKIQKALEKIKYAEDNKESLCKLITDEERQKLLDDLKYNWSLMQKAFLQLPMLTDTIPKILRKSKMEADLKQLEKDIAIVETNPYIYIYE; this is encoded by the exons ATGTCGTTGGTTGAAATAACCCAACATGATGAAGTTATTTACACTATTTTGGACAAACCACCTCCAGACCCACCAAAAACACCAAG ATACCAGTCGAAACTTGAAAAAGAATTGAAAGAAGTTAAAAGACCCGAACTTCGTCGTACATTTGGATACGCGGAAACACCACTGAAACCCccaaaacagtttttaaaaaagGGAGAAGGTATAGGCcaacctattaaaaaaactgatcACAAATGTTATGTATCTGGTAATCTCCCGCCGGTTCCGAAACGACCACCACCTACGAAGAAACAAGAAAAACCTGTCGTAAATTTCAGAGTTATTAATATAAAGAAAGCCATAAAAACCAAGGGGAAACCAGTGGAACCCAG GCTGGTGGACACGAGAGATGGTcacataaagaaaattaaaggttCCGGGGAAGTTCCAGAGTTCTGTCTCAGACCAGACTTTGGTCAGATGCCAGCGTACTTGATGAAGCGAAACAGAAAAATTCAGAAAGCTctcgaaaaaataaaatacgccGAGGACAACAAGGAAAGTTTATGCAAACTCATCACAGATGAAGAACGTCAGAAACTGCTCGAT GATCTGAAATACAACTGGTCGTTGATGCAGAAAGCTTTCCTTCAACTACCAATGCTCACGGATACAATACCAAAGATCCTTCGCAAGTCCAAAATGGAGGCAGACTTGAAGCAATTAGAAAAAGACATAGCTATAGTTGAGACCAATCCTTATATTTATATCTACGAATAA